One Carassius gibelio isolate Cgi1373 ecotype wild population from Czech Republic chromosome A7, carGib1.2-hapl.c, whole genome shotgun sequence DNA window includes the following coding sequences:
- the LOC128017248 gene encoding probable E3 ubiquitin-protein ligase RNF144A-A isoform X2 gives MSCGHAVTPQSLTAWCRSLLDQGQHKFMCPALKEDTVQRCNAEWPYVEVRRLAVLTQEEQSHFEETMAVLAAAEYCEHKTCPGCQTFVERADITNLCVMCTICTAEKGCTFQFCWQCMREWKGPGPRSDRCDNPGCTNPDIEKLAKCREIKLPEVNNVSCPSMRACPTCGNLVEHDTTGCKNVICNRCRVEFCFVCLKVTQVCLQSSSYFIGCSDGVAPRQTSIPSWNRN, from the exons ATGTCATGTGGCCATGCAGTGACCCCACAGTCACTGACTGCATGGTGTCGTAGTTTGCTTGACCAg GGTCAGCACAAGTTCATGTGTCCTGCACTTAAAGAAGACACAGTACAAAGATGCAATGCAGAATGGCCCTATGTAGAGGTGCGGAGGTTGGCTGTACTGACTCAAGAGGAACAGAGCCATTTTGAAGAGACGATGGCTGTCCTCGCTGCAGCTGAGTACTGCGAACACAAAACA TGCCCTGGATGTCAAACATTCGTTGAGAGAGCGGACATTACCAACCTCTGTGTCATGTGCACCATCTGCACGGCTGAGAAGGGTTGTACATTTCAGTTCTGCTGGCAGTGTATGAGAGAGTGGAAAGGCCCTGGCCCTCGATCTGACCGCTGTGACAACCCTGGCTGCACCAATCCCGACATTGAAAAGTTGGCAAAATGTCGTGAAATAAAACTACCGGAAGTCAACAATGTGAGCTGTCCCTCAATGCGCGCTTGCCCCACTTGTGGCAACCTTGTGGAGCATGACACAACGGGCTGTAAGAATGTCATATGTAATCGCTGCAGGGTAGAGTTCTGCTTCGTTTGCCTGAAAGTCACTCAAGTATGCTTGCAATCAAGCAGTTACTTCATTGGCTGTTCTGATGGGGTCGCGCCACGGCAGACTTCCATTCCTTCCTGGAATAGGAATTGA
- the LOC128017248 gene encoding E3 ubiquitin-protein ligase parkin isoform X1: MTEPQREEKRYDPKDKTLKFVTRQDDITGDDDPETCRAEMSCGHAVTPQSLTAWCRSLLDQGQHKFMCPALKEDTVQRCNAEWPYVEVRRLAVLTQEEQSHFEETMAVLAAAEYCEHKTCPGCQTFVERADITNLCVMCTICTAEKGCTFQFCWQCMREWKGPGPRSDRCDNPGCTNPDIEKLAKCREIKLPEVNNVSCPSMRACPTCGNLVEHDTTGCKNVICNRCRVEFCFVCLKVTQVCLQSSSYFIGCSDGVAPRQTSIPSWNRN; the protein is encoded by the exons ATGACGGAACCACAGCGGGAAGAAAAACGCTACGATCCCAAAGACAAAACGCTGAAGTTTGTAACGCGCCAGGATGACATAA CTGGGGATGATGATCCTGAGACTTGTCGTGCTGAGATGTCATGTGGCCATGCAGTGACCCCACAGTCACTGACTGCATGGTGTCGTAGTTTGCTTGACCAg GGTCAGCACAAGTTCATGTGTCCTGCACTTAAAGAAGACACAGTACAAAGATGCAATGCAGAATGGCCCTATGTAGAGGTGCGGAGGTTGGCTGTACTGACTCAAGAGGAACAGAGCCATTTTGAAGAGACGATGGCTGTCCTCGCTGCAGCTGAGTACTGCGAACACAAAACA TGCCCTGGATGTCAAACATTCGTTGAGAGAGCGGACATTACCAACCTCTGTGTCATGTGCACCATCTGCACGGCTGAGAAGGGTTGTACATTTCAGTTCTGCTGGCAGTGTATGAGAGAGTGGAAAGGCCCTGGCCCTCGATCTGACCGCTGTGACAACCCTGGCTGCACCAATCCCGACATTGAAAAGTTGGCAAAATGTCGTGAAATAAAACTACCGGAAGTCAACAATGTGAGCTGTCCCTCAATGCGCGCTTGCCCCACTTGTGGCAACCTTGTGGAGCATGACACAACGGGCTGTAAGAATGTCATATGTAATCGCTGCAGGGTAGAGTTCTGCTTCGTTTGCCTGAAAGTCACTCAAGTATGCTTGCAATCAAGCAGTTACTTCATTGGCTGTTCTGATGGGGTCGCGCCACGGCAGACTTCCATTCCTTCCTGGAATAGGAATTGA
- the si:ch211-212k18.13 gene encoding ubiquitin carboxyl-terminal hydrolase 47 isoform X1, translated as MKNPGTLTAEKRDSPNRNEVQYNGLKNQGATCYLNAVLQCLFMTPKFREAVVSQNVPGDCGQENLLLQLKKLFEQLSDKAASTEGITKSLGVRNVFEQQDAVEYYRKILKAMGTHASKVFEGKMSNITKCCKCGEETKETNTFISILLSIDVGNDEKYDVKNGLKTFFEHSKLEEDDWMYCDKCDQKTETETWSAIDDYPTVLTLHLKRFDFDYMQMSYKKNECCLDVPPSLHNGDKWPKYDLYAVINHRGGYTGGHYDAIIRSYENGKWYCFDDYTVRQTSEASLKNSHLPYMLMYRKGKAVLSHDSVLHPMRILLMGPSRAGKSAVGNIILGGNYFTCGSGSETVTKASMAKTVGKITVVDTPNLFSLDEQSWSREMEKCIELCDPGPNVILWVTPICTFSEQQQGLFHAFRKRLDSGMTKHMMIIFTNGRELKKLGQTIDTFIERSKLSKVVSSCQRRYHVIDIPNGHNYTLELLENLSKMVTSEFTAISKRQFKHCIRRKKFLRRKSLKL; from the exons ATGAAGAATCCAGGAACTCTCACAGCCGAGAAACGTGACTCTCCCAACAG GAATGAAGTCCAATATAATGGACTGAAAAATCAAGGTGCCACCTGCTACTTAAATGCAGTATTGCAATGTCTATTCATGACCCCAAAATTCAGAGAAGCAGTGGtgag TCAAAACGTGCCAGGAGATTGTGGTCAGGAAAATCTCTTGCTACAACTCAAGAAGCTGTTTGAACAGCTGTCAGACAAAGCAGCCTCAACTGAAGGAATAACCAAGAGTCTTGGAGTCAGAAATG tTTTTGAGCAACAAGATGCCGTGGAGTATTATCGGAAGATTTTGAAAGCAATGGGGACACATGCCTCTAAG GTCTTTGAAGGGAAAATGagcaacataacaaaatgttGTAAATGTGGCGAGGAAACCAAAGAAACCAACACCTTCATCTCAATACTGCTGTCTATTGATGTTGGAAATGATGAGAAATATGATGTG AAAAATGGTCTGAAAACCTTCTTTGAACATTCAAAACTTGAAGAAGATGACTGGATGTACTGTGATAAATGTGaccaaaaaacagaaacagaaact TGGAGTGCAATAGATGATTATCCCACTGTTTTAACTCTGCATCTGAAGAGGTTTGACTTTGATTACATGCAGATGAGTTACAAGAAAAACGAATGTTGTCTGGATGTACCTCCAAGCCTACACAATGGG GATAAATGGCCTAAATATGATCTTTATGCTGTTATCAACCATAGGGGTGGATACACTGGTGGACACTACGATGCAATCATCAGATCATATGAAAATGGAAAATGGTACTGTTTTGATGACTACACAGTAAGACAg ACTTCAGAAGCATCACTGAAAAA CTCACACCTACCATACATGCTGATGTACAGGAAAGGTAAAG CTGTGTTGAGCCATGACAGCGTACTGCATCCGATGAGGATCCTTCTAATGGGACCTTCCAGAGCTGGGAAAAGTGCAGTAGGCAACATCATCCTTGGTGGAAATTACTTTACTTGTGGAAGTGGATCAGAGACTGTGACCAAAGCGTCCATGGCAAAGACAGTGGGAAAGATCACTGTAGTGGACACTCCCAACCTCTTTTCCCTTGATGAACAGAGTTGGAGCCgtgaaatggaaaaatgcattgaGTTATGTGACCCTGGCCCCAATGTGATTCTCTGGGTCACACCGATATGTACATTTAGTGAACAACAGCAAGGTCTTTTCCATGCCTTCAGAAAACGACTAGATTCAGGAATGACAAAACATATGATGATTATCTTCACAAATGGCAGAGAGCTAAAAAAACTTGGGCAAACCATTGACACATTTATCGAACGCAGCAAACTTAGTAAAGTTGTCAGCAGTTGTCAGAGAAGATACCATGTCATTGACATCCCTAATGGCCACAATTACACTCTAGAACTACTTGAAAATCTGAGCAAGATGGTGACATCAGAGTTTACTGCAATTTCAAAAAGACAATTTAAGCATTGTATTAGACGGAAAAAGTTCTTAAGAAGAAAATCCTTAAAACTTTGA
- the si:ch211-212k18.13 gene encoding uncharacterized protein si:ch211-212k18.13 isoform X2, with translation MKNPGTLTAEKRDSPNRNEVQYNGLKNQGATCYLNAVLQCLFMTPKFREAVVSQNVPGDCGQENLLLQLKKLFEQLSDKAASTEGITKSLGVRNVFEQQDAVEYYRKILKAMGTHASKVFEGKMSNITKCCKCGEETKETNTFISILLSIDVGNDEKYDVKNGLKTFFEHSKLEEDDWMYCDKCDQKTETETWSAIDDYPTVLTLHLKRFDFDYMQMSYKKNECCLDVPPSLHNGDKWPKYDLYAVINHRGGYTGGHYDAIIRSYENGKWYCFDDYTVRQTSEASLKNSHLPYMLMYRKAVLSHDSVLHPMRILLMGPSRAGKSAVGNIILGGNYFTCGSGSETVTKASMAKTVGKITVVDTPNLFSLDEQSWSREMEKCIELCDPGPNVILWVTPICTFSEQQQGLFHAFRKRLDSGMTKHMMIIFTNGRELKKLGQTIDTFIERSKLSKVVSSCQRRYHVIDIPNGHNYTLELLENLSKMVTSEFTAISKRQFKHCIRRKKFLRRKSLKL, from the exons ATGAAGAATCCAGGAACTCTCACAGCCGAGAAACGTGACTCTCCCAACAG GAATGAAGTCCAATATAATGGACTGAAAAATCAAGGTGCCACCTGCTACTTAAATGCAGTATTGCAATGTCTATTCATGACCCCAAAATTCAGAGAAGCAGTGGtgag TCAAAACGTGCCAGGAGATTGTGGTCAGGAAAATCTCTTGCTACAACTCAAGAAGCTGTTTGAACAGCTGTCAGACAAAGCAGCCTCAACTGAAGGAATAACCAAGAGTCTTGGAGTCAGAAATG tTTTTGAGCAACAAGATGCCGTGGAGTATTATCGGAAGATTTTGAAAGCAATGGGGACACATGCCTCTAAG GTCTTTGAAGGGAAAATGagcaacataacaaaatgttGTAAATGTGGCGAGGAAACCAAAGAAACCAACACCTTCATCTCAATACTGCTGTCTATTGATGTTGGAAATGATGAGAAATATGATGTG AAAAATGGTCTGAAAACCTTCTTTGAACATTCAAAACTTGAAGAAGATGACTGGATGTACTGTGATAAATGTGaccaaaaaacagaaacagaaact TGGAGTGCAATAGATGATTATCCCACTGTTTTAACTCTGCATCTGAAGAGGTTTGACTTTGATTACATGCAGATGAGTTACAAGAAAAACGAATGTTGTCTGGATGTACCTCCAAGCCTACACAATGGG GATAAATGGCCTAAATATGATCTTTATGCTGTTATCAACCATAGGGGTGGATACACTGGTGGACACTACGATGCAATCATCAGATCATATGAAAATGGAAAATGGTACTGTTTTGATGACTACACAGTAAGACAg ACTTCAGAAGCATCACTGAAAAA CTCACACCTACCATACATGCTGATGTACAGGAAAG CTGTGTTGAGCCATGACAGCGTACTGCATCCGATGAGGATCCTTCTAATGGGACCTTCCAGAGCTGGGAAAAGTGCAGTAGGCAACATCATCCTTGGTGGAAATTACTTTACTTGTGGAAGTGGATCAGAGACTGTGACCAAAGCGTCCATGGCAAAGACAGTGGGAAAGATCACTGTAGTGGACACTCCCAACCTCTTTTCCCTTGATGAACAGAGTTGGAGCCgtgaaatggaaaaatgcattgaGTTATGTGACCCTGGCCCCAATGTGATTCTCTGGGTCACACCGATATGTACATTTAGTGAACAACAGCAAGGTCTTTTCCATGCCTTCAGAAAACGACTAGATTCAGGAATGACAAAACATATGATGATTATCTTCACAAATGGCAGAGAGCTAAAAAAACTTGGGCAAACCATTGACACATTTATCGAACGCAGCAAACTTAGTAAAGTTGTCAGCAGTTGTCAGAGAAGATACCATGTCATTGACATCCCTAATGGCCACAATTACACTCTAGAACTACTTGAAAATCTGAGCAAGATGGTGACATCAGAGTTTACTGCAATTTCAAAAAGACAATTTAAGCATTGTATTAGACGGAAAAAGTTCTTAAGAAGAAAATCCTTAAAACTTTGA